One Candidatus Hydrogenedens sp. genomic window carries:
- a CDS encoding DUF3470 domain-containing protein — MAYVVTEPCIKCKYTECLRNCPVICFHEGANMLVIDPDDCIDCGACVDPCPVHAIYPEKNVPDKWKHYISLNARYSKIWPVITIPKEPLPESTEYSKIEEKFVFFDETPGIGDIQ, encoded by the coding sequence ATGGCTTATGTCGTAACCGAACCGTGTATTAAATGCAAATATACAGAATGCCTCCGTAACTGTCCTGTTATCTGTTTTCATGAAGGGGCAAATATGCTGGTAATAGACCCCGATGATTGTATTGATTGTGGAGCATGTGTTGACCCTTGTCCCGTTCATGCAATATATCCTGAAAAGAATGTCCCTGATAAATGGAAACATTATATTTCTCTTAATGCAAGATATTCCAAAATTTGGCCTGTAATAACTATTCCTAAAGAACCTCTTCCCGAATCGACAGAATATTCAAAAATAGAAGAAAAATTTGTTTTTTTTGATGAAACCCCTGGCATAGGAGATATACAATAA
- a CDS encoding secondary thiamine-phosphate synthase enzyme YjbQ, with protein sequence MVFQKNHVVETKKYGQMTDLTPWVQLAVEESQLRNGIVNVFNVGSTACIGTIEFEPGLMEDLPEQLSRLFPPGRHYAHEQTWHDGNGHSHLQATLMGPGITVPFKDKKLVLGVWQQIFHLECDIKPRKRDIVITVMGE encoded by the coding sequence ATGGTGTTTCAGAAAAATCATGTAGTAGAAACGAAAAAGTATGGTCAGATGACAGACCTAACACCATGGGTACAATTGGCTGTAGAGGAGTCCCAATTAAGAAATGGAATAGTAAATGTGTTTAATGTGGGGAGCACAGCCTGTATTGGAACAATAGAATTTGAGCCGGGATTGATGGAAGATTTGCCGGAACAACTTTCGCGATTATTTCCACCGGGGCGTCATTATGCTCATGAACAAACATGGCATGATGGGAATGGACATTCTCATTTGCAAGCAACTTTAATGGGTCCCGGAATTACAGTTCCATTTAAAGATAAAAAACTTGTATTAGGAGTATGGCAGCAGATATTTCATCTGGAATGTGATATAAAGCCTCGAAAAAGGGATATTGTGATTACAGTAATGGGTGAGTAG
- the amrS gene encoding AmmeMemoRadiSam system radical SAM enzyme, which translates to MENAEQILKEQYSRPAHQELYEQLEKDKVRCYSCGHQCLISPGKTGICKLRFNKEGVLYAPYNYVAGLAIDPIEKKPFFHVLPGETALSFGMLGCNFHCPFCQNWLSSQTLRDPNSLIRFEPISSTTIVELALKHHCPVMVSTYNEPLITSDWAYEIFSLAKEKGIICGYVSNGHASERVLKFLRPVMQLFKVDLKTFQQKNYDKLGGKLSVVCSTIEKLMELDYWVEIVTLLVPGFNDSDEELHELTKFIAKTNPNIPWHVTGFYPNYKMNDSFPTSTYQLEKAYKIAKEAGLHFVYVGNRPGSVKTMENTYCPHCNELLIERIGFSIYSNKLSDGKCPYCNTSIPGIWSKKTK; encoded by the coding sequence ATGGAAAATGCTGAACAGATATTAAAAGAGCAATATTCAAGACCAGCCCATCAGGAACTCTATGAGCAATTGGAAAAGGACAAAGTCCGTTGTTATTCCTGTGGACATCAATGCCTTATTTCTCCGGGGAAAACAGGTATCTGCAAATTAAGATTTAATAAAGAGGGTGTCCTTTATGCCCCTTACAATTATGTAGCAGGTCTGGCCATTGACCCCATCGAAAAAAAACCTTTTTTTCATGTGCTCCCGGGTGAAACGGCTCTTTCCTTTGGCATGTTAGGATGCAATTTTCACTGTCCCTTTTGCCAAAACTGGTTAAGCAGTCAAACCCTCCGCGACCCTAATTCACTTATTCGTTTTGAACCTATCTCATCAACCACTATAGTAGAACTCGCATTAAAACATCATTGTCCGGTAATGGTTAGCACTTACAACGAACCTCTTATAACAAGCGATTGGGCTTACGAAATTTTTTCTCTGGCAAAAGAAAAAGGGATTATTTGCGGATATGTGAGCAATGGACATGCTTCTGAAAGGGTATTAAAATTTTTACGACCGGTTATGCAATTATTCAAGGTAGATCTGAAAACCTTCCAGCAAAAAAATTATGACAAATTAGGTGGAAAACTTTCGGTTGTATGCTCAACCATTGAAAAACTTATGGAATTAGACTATTGGGTAGAAATAGTTACCCTGTTAGTTCCGGGTTTCAATGATAGTGATGAAGAACTACATGAATTAACAAAATTCATAGCAAAAACAAATCCCAATATTCCATGGCATGTAACAGGTTTTTATCCTAATTACAAAATGAATGACAGTTTCCCTACCAGCACATATCAATTAGAAAAAGCCTATAAAATAGCAAAAGAAGCAGGATTACACTTTGTTTATGTGGGTAACCGTCCTGGTTCCGTTAAAACAATGGAAAATACATACTGCCCCCATTGCAATGAATTACTTATCGAACGAATAGGATTTTCTATTTACTCTAATAAACTCTCTGACGGGAAATGCCCTTATTGCAACACATCTATCCCCGGTATTTGGAGTAAAAAAACAAAGTAA
- a CDS encoding MG2 domain-containing protein, whose amino-acid sequence MKFTLLTQALVITTACLFFVSCGGEDVNKNGGTKKVVSQQQNVVKEAPKTSEQEKQYLVQVSQYPLPGDPIEKKFILTFDRNIHFPPEVPVDEYIKTEPPLKGITECVDNKIIFDILQVIPKDVDEITFHIHPELQSEEGIKINPQQLSYRVPVIGVQVVEGSFSEVSKDYFVFSLEFNRCMAADSIKPFVSLKDQNNADVEFEIQAPERYSNIVDLHVRWTGTESYKLLIKPGYTDCNRKYKGQGTYFEFPIKEKLEVVECKKLNNAQYQIVFSRPISSKAIYKCMNVASAVQSSISYLVVPADWGTFQEMAIDTPQNLEKLAEGKKSKAWMIYLRNPLFPMYSLLISLKQFTWSNDMAFLPEEYRWESKEEDGVGFRVSYSYWRNDGFNGVACVLNMTRVNKETFMNYFEVVPPVNNLSIQDGQWNEMEIKGDWKSGEKYLLKWKAGLQWGENNGTNENPKYMTLEKDYVYTLKEVPKFKTLDFDNKDKFYIIPFHEKNFIRIGSRNVPKGYIHVYQVIPENLSVWLGNVSENTVPFEINERTTKYFTSIPVEFPDSKDKTSYVDVDLTNYLSNVPKGIFTLCLSDNSNPGRLRAGWEPKKEEEVSETEDYDNEWREEEYDNYGSYDSSDGRDLFYQDVKGTRSAIRYILWTRLGVVSHWDDTSLVAFVHDLIDLTPQAGVLVSAYSIKNQKVAEGVSDNNGIVRLALEREDLGSPRLLILRTDKDFSFILLKPKELPTLKDLEKYDSFDKDKYEAFIYADRNLYRPGELIHSRWIVRKNYGAEIVNAPLELRFINPQNKVVHRKVVNLSEWGTGGEDIKTESTYLTGAYTLGLYVPGGERLCGSIPIYVEDFVPDRIKSEITVPDEFWVVGDEQSFEVSSQYYVGPPAVDLPTKGKLIITPTELEHENWKGYRFGNDEILKTMVMDLGVQNTNEEGKSTFNFNFSTPEPINKPVEISIVSEVSEIGGRAVSSVKKVKGYPENVLCGLGMEKVEDKLQVVAVLVDQNFAPAADEEVSVYLEKIEWRYVNRYYGRGRTTPQWDRYFTLIEQKKMNTSGGKAIVQFNIPPYYSTYRIRAQRTNGKTFSEISFYCIPNKMINLQGGPSELIKIHVEDKRWIAGEVVPVNIEVPFDGKAVAVIQGDKIWDMKVLDVISGKGSFSFDVKEEYFPNVWVGVSALHVPTKEETISPYSTFSFTKVEVDKPTLKMNIAISDVPKEVKPQNTVDFGVKTTDDKGNPVSSELTIALVDEGIHSILGYTLPNPYGWFSRSRYSPIRRVHYYDHVAYEYDPSSPSGDMIARQLSAGKPEIAESWIKPLALWSGIVKTDEQGQAKVSFNLPEFNGTVRLVAVGANKELVGSSETKMFVRRPCVIQTHLPRFLRPDDRAVIFDRGLNSQDNPLDINLSLTHNDVVNIEPSQIHWEAIPKNISLSPEIILSCLAGTKNAELNWKYNVVDKSGNVVDEYSENTVIPIYLPSVYEQRSKSYVVPIGGTLQLDTSEFVNNPLLDTELKVGSTPFLRIEPALRWLWNYSYCCCEQKISRLYPLYMFRNFLMESMEDIISKESYDQLILTLVDSLFSHQQANGGFSLWPYSNSTDIKASLHVAFLLTMINRDKTLPLPEKPYRRMLAFLQDVSSKGNEESPVNDQFKAYATLILALNGDPSACERVNNMLKADYPRNLKVLLLLTADICGMPREELKKYVQLLQWETSAEIKIGSWEYGVSEIRNSALKLISKVIGDEPLESIQEAQKPLLDYVSDYTNYTTYNLSMVLLALDMSFKKMNIQPLECQAEVKIDDDVQNVKGTKLLNRKKQGPTRIEITNQGNSPLFVNWIIRGVSNNPPKDAKSKDIEMYRSLYNVRDKTSAVSPYSQGNVYIMEYRIKPQKDAQNLILTQLLPAGFEIENPRLKQEQMSEILSTIYKGSVNIISPEHVEIRDDKLIIALPSLSSNTEYFYVCAVRAITKGSFEFPGAYIEDMYNPEIFARLATGQIEIK is encoded by the coding sequence ATGAAATTCACACTACTTACCCAAGCACTGGTTATAACTACTGCCTGTTTGTTTTTCGTTTCCTGTGGAGGTGAAGATGTCAATAAGAACGGAGGAACAAAAAAGGTTGTTTCTCAGCAACAAAATGTAGTTAAAGAAGCTCCAAAAACATCGGAACAGGAAAAACAATATCTGGTTCAAGTATCCCAGTATCCTTTGCCGGGTGACCCAATAGAAAAAAAGTTTATTTTAACCTTTGACAGAAATATACATTTTCCACCTGAAGTCCCAGTTGATGAATATATTAAAACCGAGCCGCCCTTGAAAGGGATTACAGAATGTGTAGATAACAAAATCATTTTTGATATATTGCAGGTTATCCCCAAAGATGTAGATGAAATAACTTTTCATATCCATCCGGAGTTACAGTCGGAAGAAGGGATAAAGATAAATCCTCAACAGTTGAGTTATCGGGTTCCTGTAATAGGAGTGCAAGTAGTAGAAGGGAGTTTCAGTGAGGTGAGTAAAGATTATTTCGTATTTTCTTTGGAATTTAACCGCTGTATGGCAGCAGATAGTATAAAACCTTTTGTTTCCTTAAAAGACCAGAATAATGCAGATGTTGAATTTGAGATACAAGCACCGGAACGCTATTCAAATATAGTTGATTTACATGTAAGATGGACAGGAACAGAGTCCTATAAACTTTTAATTAAACCAGGATATACGGATTGTAATAGGAAATACAAAGGGCAGGGAACTTATTTTGAGTTCCCCATAAAGGAGAAATTAGAAGTAGTAGAGTGTAAGAAATTAAACAATGCGCAATATCAAATTGTATTTTCCAGGCCGATTTCGTCCAAAGCAATTTATAAATGTATGAATGTAGCGTCAGCCGTTCAAAGTTCTATTTCTTACCTTGTTGTTCCTGCGGATTGGGGAACGTTTCAGGAAATGGCAATAGATACGCCACAGAATTTAGAAAAACTTGCAGAAGGAAAAAAATCTAAAGCATGGATGATATATTTGAGAAATCCATTATTTCCTATGTATTCGCTCTTAATAAGTTTAAAGCAGTTCACATGGTCTAACGATATGGCTTTTCTCCCTGAGGAATACCGATGGGAATCAAAGGAGGAGGACGGGGTTGGCTTTCGGGTTTCTTACTCATATTGGAGAAACGATGGTTTTAATGGTGTTGCTTGTGTTTTAAATATGACAAGAGTGAATAAAGAGACATTTATGAATTATTTTGAAGTCGTACCGCCTGTAAATAATCTTTCTATTCAGGATGGCCAATGGAATGAGATGGAGATAAAAGGGGACTGGAAATCGGGTGAAAAATATCTTTTAAAATGGAAAGCAGGTCTACAATGGGGGGAAAATAATGGAACTAATGAGAACCCTAAATATATGACTTTAGAAAAAGATTATGTATATACATTAAAAGAGGTCCCGAAATTTAAGACACTGGATTTTGATAATAAGGATAAGTTTTATATTATTCCTTTTCATGAAAAGAATTTTATTCGTATTGGTTCTCGTAATGTTCCCAAAGGATATATCCATGTTTATCAAGTTATACCTGAAAACCTTTCTGTTTGGTTAGGGAATGTTTCAGAGAATACAGTGCCTTTTGAAATTAATGAAAGGACTACAAAATATTTCACCTCTATCCCTGTGGAATTCCCCGATAGTAAAGATAAAACAAGTTATGTTGATGTGGATTTGACAAATTATTTATCCAATGTCCCTAAGGGAATATTTACATTATGTTTATCAGATAATAGTAATCCGGGTAGATTACGAGCAGGTTGGGAGCCGAAAAAGGAGGAAGAAGTATCCGAAACAGAAGATTATGATAATGAGTGGCGAGAGGAAGAATATGATAATTATGGTTCCTATGATAGTTCGGATGGTAGAGATTTGTTTTATCAGGATGTAAAAGGGACAAGAAGTGCAATCCGATATATATTGTGGACTCGTTTGGGTGTCGTTTCTCATTGGGATGATACAAGTTTAGTAGCCTTTGTTCATGATTTAATAGATTTGACTCCACAGGCGGGTGTTTTGGTATCTGCATATTCTATAAAAAATCAAAAAGTAGCGGAAGGGGTATCGGATAATAATGGTATCGTAAGGTTGGCGTTAGAACGAGAAGATTTAGGTTCTCCAAGATTACTTATTTTAAGGACAGATAAGGATTTTTCATTTATATTGTTAAAACCTAAAGAATTACCTACATTAAAAGACCTTGAAAAGTATGATAGTTTTGATAAAGATAAATACGAAGCATTTATTTATGCGGATAGAAATCTTTATCGTCCGGGTGAATTGATACACTCTCGCTGGATTGTTCGTAAAAATTATGGTGCGGAAATTGTTAATGCTCCTTTAGAATTACGCTTTATTAATCCACAAAATAAAGTTGTTCATCGCAAAGTTGTAAATTTGTCTGAATGGGGCACAGGAGGTGAGGATATAAAGACAGAGTCCACTTATTTGACAGGTGCTTATACTTTGGGTTTATATGTTCCCGGAGGAGAACGGTTATGTGGTTCTATCCCTATTTATGTAGAAGATTTTGTACCCGATAGGATTAAATCTGAAATAACGGTTCCTGATGAGTTCTGGGTTGTGGGTGATGAACAGAGTTTTGAAGTTTCCTCTCAATATTATGTAGGACCACCTGCAGTAGATTTACCTACTAAAGGAAAGTTAATCATTACGCCTACTGAATTAGAACATGAAAATTGGAAGGGATACCGATTTGGTAATGATGAAATATTAAAAACTATGGTTATGGATTTAGGTGTCCAGAATACGAATGAAGAAGGTAAATCTACTTTTAACTTTAATTTTAGTACCCCGGAACCTATCAATAAACCGGTAGAAATCTCTATAGTAAGCGAAGTTTCTGAAATAGGAGGTAGAGCCGTTTCATCCGTGAAAAAAGTTAAAGGATATCCAGAAAATGTTCTTTGTGGTCTGGGTATGGAAAAAGTTGAGGATAAGTTGCAGGTTGTCGCAGTGTTGGTTGACCAAAATTTTGCTCCTGCTGCGGATGAAGAAGTAAGTGTGTATTTAGAGAAAATAGAATGGCGTTATGTAAACCGCTATTATGGTCGTGGAAGAACTACCCCCCAATGGGACCGTTACTTTACATTAATTGAACAAAAGAAGATGAATACAAGTGGAGGGAAAGCCATTGTCCAGTTTAATATACCTCCGTATTATTCTACATATCGAATAAGGGCTCAGAGAACCAATGGAAAAACTTTTTCAGAAATTTCTTTTTATTGCATTCCGAACAAGATGATAAATCTTCAAGGAGGACCTTCGGAATTAATAAAAATCCATGTTGAGGATAAAAGATGGATAGCCGGGGAAGTAGTGCCCGTAAATATTGAGGTTCCTTTTGATGGGAAAGCCGTAGCGGTGATACAAGGGGATAAAATATGGGATATGAAAGTTCTGGATGTAATTTCCGGAAAAGGTAGTTTTTCTTTTGATGTTAAGGAAGAATATTTCCCGAATGTTTGGGTTGGAGTTTCTGCTCTACATGTTCCTACCAAAGAGGAAACGATTAGCCCTTATTCTACATTTTCCTTTACTAAGGTGGAGGTTGATAAACCCACCCTAAAGATGAATATTGCAATTTCGGATGTGCCGAAAGAGGTTAAACCTCAGAATACGGTAGATTTCGGAGTTAAAACAACCGATGACAAAGGAAATCCTGTTTCTTCAGAATTAACAATTGCATTGGTTGATGAGGGGATACATTCTATTTTAGGTTATACTTTGCCCAATCCGTATGGTTGGTTTAGCAGGTCACGGTATTCGCCCATTCGTCGTGTGCATTACTATGACCATGTAGCGTATGAGTATGACCCATCATCGCCATCAGGAGATATGATAGCCCGACAATTATCCGCTGGAAAACCAGAGATAGCCGAGTCATGGATAAAACCATTGGCATTGTGGTCGGGAATTGTTAAAACGGACGAACAGGGTCAGGCAAAAGTTTCTTTTAATCTCCCCGAATTTAATGGAACCGTCCGATTAGTTGCCGTAGGTGCAAATAAAGAGTTAGTAGGTTCTTCTGAAACAAAAATGTTCGTAAGACGACCCTGTGTTATTCAAACACATCTTCCCCGATTCCTGCGACCAGATGACCGTGCTGTGATTTTTGATAGAGGATTGAATTCACAGGATAATCCCTTGGATATAAATCTTTCGTTAACACATAATGATGTTGTCAATATTGAGCCTTCTCAGATACATTGGGAAGCCATTCCTAAAAATATTAGCCTTTCTCCCGAAATAATTTTGTCATGTTTGGCAGGGACAAAAAATGCGGAGTTAAACTGGAAATATAATGTTGTTGACAAATCAGGAAATGTTGTTGATGAGTATTCAGAAAATACAGTTATTCCCATTTACTTGCCATCTGTGTATGAACAAAGGTCTAAATCGTATGTTGTTCCTATCGGAGGAACCCTGCAATTAGATACATCGGAATTTGTGAATAATCCATTATTAGATACGGAACTCAAAGTAGGTAGCACTCCTTTCCTTCGAATAGAACCTGCTTTAAGATGGTTATGGAACTACAGTTATTGTTGTTGTGAGCAAAAAATATCGCGACTCTATCCTTTGTATATGTTCCGCAATTTTTTGATGGAGTCTATGGAAGATATTATTTCTAAGGAGAGTTATGACCAATTAATATTAACATTGGTGGATAGCTTATTTTCACATCAACAGGCCAATGGAGGCTTCTCACTTTGGCCCTATAGCAATTCTACAGATATAAAGGCCTCACTGCATGTTGCTTTCCTGCTTACGATGATTAATCGGGATAAAACATTGCCTTTACCTGAAAAACCCTATCGGCGAATGCTTGCATTTTTACAAGATGTATCTTCAAAGGGGAATGAAGAGTCTCCTGTTAATGACCAATTTAAGGCTTATGCTACATTAATCCTTGCATTGAATGGAGACCCTTCCGCATGTGAACGGGTCAATAATATGCTAAAAGCGGATTATCCACGAAATTTGAAGGTATTATTACTGTTAACCGCAGACATTTGCGGAATGCCTCGTGAAGAGTTGAAGAAATATGTTCAATTACTCCAATGGGAGACATCTGCAGAAATTAAAATAGGTTCGTGGGAATATGGTGTTTCAGAAATTCGAAACTCTGCATTAAAACTTATTTCAAAAGTAATTGGTGATGAGCCCCTGGAAAGTATTCAAGAAGCACAAAAACCCCTTTTAGATTATGTATCTGATTATACCAATTACACGACCTATAATTTATCTATGGTATTGCTGGCATTAGATATGAGTTTTAAGAAGATGAATATCCAGCCTTTAGAATGTCAGGCAGAAGTAAAAATAGATGATGATGTCCAGAATGTTAAAGGGACGAAATTGCTTAATCGAAAGAAACAAGGTCCTACGCGTATTGAAATAACCAATCAAGGGAATTCCCCGTTATTTGTTAATTGGATTATACGCGGGGTCTCAAACAATCCCCCCAAAGATGCCAAATCAAAAGACATAGAAATGTATCGGTCTCTTTACAATGTCCGTGATAAGACAAGTGCTGTAAGTCCTTATTCACAAGGTAATGTCTATATTATGGAGTATCGAATAAAACCCCAAAAAGATGCCCAAAACTTAATTTTAACTCAATTATTGCCAGCAGGATTTGAGATAGAAAATCCGAGACTTAAACAGGAACAAATGTCGGAAATATTATCAACTATATACAAAGGTTCTGTAAATATAATTAGTCCTGAACATGTGGAAATAAGAGATGATAAACTTATTATTGCTCTTCCGTCGTTAAGTTCGAATACAGAATATTTTTATGTATGTGCTGTTCGTGCAATAACAAAAGGCAGTTTTGAGTTTCCGGGTGCCTATATTGAAGATATGTATAACCCCGAAATTTTTGCCCGTCTTGCCACAGGACAGATAGAAATAAAATAA
- the ychF gene encoding redox-regulated ATPase YchF, producing the protein MGFSVGIVGLPNVGKSTLFNALTQSKHAQVANYPFCTIEPNHAVVKVPDENLEHLSALIKPKQTIHATIDFVDIAGLVKGSHKGEGLGNQFLSHIRETDALVHIVRCFEDENIVHINGKVNPIEDIEIINIELVFADLQQLERKIEKLHKNIKGDKKLQPLLELCERLKQHFEKGFPARTFAERDSELFQELNEEMRFTTGKKIIYVANVDEKGLEHEPPVINEIRQLAEKEGTEVVKVCAQLEMDLAEMSEEERKELLAMDGAMESALEQVVHAGYRLLNLVTFYTMAPPKEIRAWAIKEGTHVVKAAGMIHTDFEKHFVCAEVIPVKEFLAHGSEAGARQAGAWRIEGKDYIVKDGDCIYIKANA; encoded by the coding sequence GTGGGATTTTCCGTAGGAATTGTAGGCTTACCTAATGTAGGTAAAAGTACTTTGTTTAATGCTTTAACACAAAGTAAACATGCGCAGGTAGCCAATTATCCTTTTTGCACGATAGAGCCCAACCATGCGGTTGTAAAAGTTCCTGACGAGAATTTGGAACATTTATCTGCCTTGATTAAGCCTAAACAGACTATTCATGCAACGATAGATTTTGTAGATATTGCAGGATTGGTAAAAGGGTCCCATAAAGGGGAAGGGCTTGGAAATCAGTTCTTATCCCATATTCGAGAGACGGACGCTTTAGTCCATATTGTTCGTTGTTTTGAAGATGAAAATATAGTCCATATTAATGGTAAGGTGAATCCAATTGAAGATATAGAAATTATTAATATAGAACTGGTTTTTGCAGATTTACAACAACTGGAACGAAAAATTGAAAAGTTACATAAAAATATTAAGGGTGATAAAAAATTACAGCCCTTGTTGGAATTATGTGAAAGGTTAAAACAACATTTCGAAAAAGGATTTCCAGCACGAACTTTTGCGGAAAGAGATAGTGAATTATTTCAGGAACTGAATGAAGAAATGCGGTTTACGACTGGAAAAAAGATAATTTATGTGGCTAATGTGGATGAAAAAGGACTGGAACACGAACCCCCTGTAATAAATGAAATTCGGCAACTGGCGGAAAAAGAAGGGACGGAAGTTGTTAAAGTTTGTGCTCAATTAGAAATGGACCTAGCAGAAATGAGTGAAGAGGAAAGAAAAGAATTATTAGCTATGGATGGGGCTATGGAATCAGCCTTAGAACAGGTTGTTCATGCAGGTTATCGTCTATTGAATCTGGTAACTTTTTATACAATGGCACCACCGAAGGAGATACGGGCATGGGCTATTAAAGAGGGCACGCATGTTGTAAAGGCAGCAGGAATGATACATACCGATTTTGAAAAACACTTTGTGTGTGCAGAAGTAATCCCTGTAAAAGAATTTCTGGCACATGGTTCTGAAGCAGGAGCCCGACAAGCCGGTGCCTGGCGTATTGAAGGTAAAGATTATATTGTTAAGGATGGAGATTGTATATACATAAAAGCAAACGCCTAA